Part of the Paludisphaera borealis genome, GTCGCGATCGCTCGCGGCTCGGCTCCCCGCGACTTCGAAGCCGAAGGAACGACGACTTCACAATCGGCCGAGATCACGCACCGCAGCTCTCGCGTTCGGAGCCGCAGGCAATAGTCGACGTCGAACAGGTCGTCCGGGAAGGCATCCGCATCGAACCCGCCCAAGCTGAGGAACCGATCCCGGCGCGTCATGAAACAACAGGCCGAGACGGCCGAGATGTTGCGACTGACGCGGGCGAGATTCAAATAACCCTGATCCCAGACCGGCAGGCCCTCGAACACCTTGCGAGCGACGGACCGCTCGGGGTCGATCGAGAGGCCCGCATGATCAAGGGTCCCCTGCCGGTTGAGCCCCCTCGGCCCCACGGCTCCGACCCCTTCGAGCCGCGACCAGCCGACCATCTGCATCAGGAACCAGGAACCCCTGATCTCCGTGCGACCGTCCACGAACAGGATCAACTCCTCGTCGACGGCCTCCACCGCGCGATTCCAGAGAGCGGCTCGACCGCGGTCGGCCCCTTCGAGAACCGTGATCTCGAAGCCCAACGAAAACCGGCCGAGCTTCGGCATTCGACCGTCCGATCCAATGACGTACACATGAAAATTACGGTAGATCGAAGTTTGCAGCCAGGCGATCAGCCGCGACGTCGAGGACGGATCTTCCTCGGCGATCAAGATCGCGACCCGGGGCCCGTCGTCGGGCATGACGGGCTGGAAAACCGCCGAGCCCGCCCGCGCGGCCCAGGAGGGAATCACAACGCTACAGTCGATCCCGCGACGGTGGAAAGCTTCCTCCACGGCGCGCCGACCCGCTTCGAAACTCGCGGGCTTCTCGTGACCGCTGGCGGCCGTCGAGCCCGGAAGAACCCGCCAGTGGTAGAGCAATTGCGGCACGTGGCTGACCCGCCGCGCGCGCTCGCTCGCTCGCAGCAGCAGGTCGTGGTCTTGCGAGCCCTCGAAGCCGACGCGAAGGCCGCCGAGTTCGTGGTAAAGCGTCGTGCGGATCGCCTTCACATGGCCGGCGTAGCAGTACGAAAGCAGCAGCTCGGGCGACCAGTCGGGCTTGAACTCGGGGGCGAAGCGCCGGCCGTTCTCGTCGATTTTATCATGATCCGAATACGCGAGATCAACGTCCGGATTGGCTTCGAGATAGAGCGCAAGATGCGCCAGGCAATCGGGGTCGAGGACGTCGTCGTGATCGAAGAGCACGAGAAACTCGCCCGAAGCGAGCGTCGCGCCGGAGTTGGTCGCGATCGAGATATTGCCGTTTTCGGCTCGTTCGAGTACCGAAATCCGGTCGTCGAGCAAGGCCCAGCGACGGAGTAAAGGCCTGATGTATTCATGGGCGCTGGCGTCGTCGACGACGATCAGCTCCCAGATTCCGTAGCTCTGCCCGACGACGCTCGCGAGCGCCGCGTCAAGGACGTGCTCCGACGTGTTGTAGACCGGCAGTACGATCGAGAACCGGATCGGCCGGCTCAAGGTCGCGAGCGACTCGGAGAGTCGCCGGCCGCGCCGCGAGGTCTTGCGATTGCGGAGCCGCCAGGCGTCGTAGGGATCGACGGGTTCAGGGATGCGAAAGCCGCCGGGGACGCCGCCGAATCTTCCGGCCGAAATCTTCGATCGGAATCGACGCAAGAGGGTGCGGAGCTTCCGCCGCGCTCGGCCCATCGCCGGGCCAAGACCATCGGACTGAACGACGCGCAGGAAGCGTCGCGGCAGGTGGGTTGCAT contains:
- a CDS encoding glycosyltransferase: MNPTERPPAIAASHIDARRSATSKVRRDRFSLQNATHLPRRFLRVVQSDGLGPAMGRARRKLRTLLRRFRSKISAGRFGGVPGGFRIPEPVDPYDAWRLRNRKTSRRGRRLSESLATLSRPIRFSIVLPVYNTSEHVLDAALASVVGQSYGIWELIVVDDASAHEYIRPLLRRWALLDDRISVLERAENGNISIATNSGATLASGEFLVLFDHDDVLDPDCLAHLALYLEANPDVDLAYSDHDKIDENGRRFAPEFKPDWSPELLLSYCYAGHVKAIRTTLYHELGGLRVGFEGSQDHDLLLRASERARRVSHVPQLLYHWRVLPGSTAASGHEKPASFEAGRRAVEEAFHRRGIDCSVVIPSWAARAGSAVFQPVMPDDGPRVAILIAEEDPSSTSRLIAWLQTSIYRNFHVYVIGSDGRMPKLGRFSLGFEITVLEGADRGRAALWNRAVEAVDEELILFVDGRTEIRGSWFLMQMVGWSRLEGVGAVGPRGLNRQGTLDHAGLSIDPERSVARKVFEGLPVWDQGYLNLARVSRNISAVSACCFMTRRDRFLSLGGFDADAFPDDLFDVDYCLRLRTRELRCVISADCEVVVPSASKSRGAEPRAIATFRERYPDVVEPYLSPHVDPSAPDLRVRPTVVPVGPSEQRLRVLAATHNLNWEGAPLIQYELLSALERSSKISAVVVSPRDGPLRARYEEAGIDVEIRPSLIDATDSDDRLAVEVRALADRLAAGGFDCLHANTLQTFWAILAARRAGVPSVWSVHESEPWKTYFSDFPAPVAHAALGSLATPYRVVFASRGSLDLWKDLDSHANFERVPTPLDLDRFRARFDGIDRAEARRALGLADGEVCILSLGTVCERKGQHDLLEAFRRLPVDAAGRARCVVVGARDGLAYSRDLGRRAAELPADRRDRFTIFPESGDTARFWLAADVFCCTSRIESYPRVVLEAMACGLPLVTTPVFGIAEQVRDQINALYYEPGDHDGLANRLSDLIRDDERRGELAAQSSWVLQGLPAHPWFVDQYEALFRAAAESFVEPDLADAERLASAPARRVTSARV